A portion of the Eubacterium maltosivorans genome contains these proteins:
- a CDS encoding putative ABC transporter permease subunit — translation MKEIIRLTKLFINTNLGLSMIRYNRKNNKKAFFKQVGLPALVLVAMLPLYGLYVAYMAMMYTGMVAIGQESVLLPMAYTMVSVVIIFFGIAYIMAEFYFSGGVEMLLPLPIKPRNIIIGKFGSIIFMEVLLSAVLMLPPAVVYGMGQGMGILYYIMALIVIIVLPVLPLALETLLIMLLMRSNSFKGKKDVFQIVALFVVLAFFLGLQMYLSRTAGSSDDPMAVVNSMLADNGYLLKSITRLYPVSLLVAQSLNRITLTGMLSLIGLLALTAAAFALMVFVGGRIYVKGLLSGKESGKGKKVLSATKLQKALSHRTAPALAVFKMDMRLLLRTPIYFFNNVSIVVVVPLVFLMSMFFGKSGGMDIMTLASDFYKAAPDAMNLILVIVFMFFGSVACTTASTFSREGKNIWLTCIVPVRPLDQMIGRGLSALCIQLLGIVFTLILLAFIMPLSLGTVVLSLVLGTIGSFPLLAFGLIVDMMRPLLDWDNPQKAVKNNMNVMIAMMVGWVYMLLVVGISAATGFFIAPVFGYSFFAVVSIVISVLLLMVVKKHLEERMQMMDVE, via the coding sequence GGCCATGCTGCCGCTCTATGGCCTGTATGTGGCGTATATGGCCATGATGTACACGGGGATGGTGGCCATCGGGCAGGAATCTGTGCTGCTGCCCATGGCCTATACCATGGTCTCGGTAGTGATTATTTTCTTCGGCATTGCCTATATTATGGCAGAGTTTTATTTTTCAGGCGGCGTGGAAATGCTTTTGCCACTGCCCATTAAGCCGAGAAATATTATCATCGGCAAATTTGGCAGTATTATTTTTATGGAGGTTCTGCTGTCCGCTGTGCTGATGCTGCCTCCGGCGGTTGTTTACGGCATGGGACAGGGAATGGGAATCCTCTATTACATCATGGCGCTGATCGTCATCATTGTACTGCCAGTGCTGCCTCTGGCCCTTGAAACCCTGCTGATTATGCTGCTGATGCGCAGCAACAGCTTTAAGGGCAAGAAGGATGTTTTCCAGATCGTCGCCCTGTTTGTGGTGCTGGCCTTTTTCCTGGGACTGCAGATGTACCTGTCGCGGACAGCGGGCAGCAGCGATGACCCCATGGCTGTGGTCAACAGTATGCTCGCGGACAACGGCTATCTGTTAAAAAGCATTACCCGCCTGTATCCGGTCAGTCTGCTGGTGGCCCAGAGTCTCAACCGCATTACCCTTACCGGAATGCTCAGCCTGATAGGGCTTCTGGCCCTCACTGCTGCAGCTTTTGCGCTGATGGTTTTTGTGGGCGGGCGGATCTATGTAAAGGGGCTGCTCTCCGGCAAGGAAAGCGGCAAGGGCAAAAAAGTCCTGTCCGCCACGAAGCTGCAAAAAGCCCTGTCTCACCGCACCGCTCCGGCGCTGGCAGTGTTTAAAATGGATATGCGCCTCCTGCTGAGGACGCCGATTTACTTTTTTAACAACGTATCCATTGTGGTGGTGGTGCCCTTGGTATTTCTGATGTCCATGTTTTTCGGAAAATCCGGCGGTATGGACATTATGACCCTTGCGTCAGATTTTTATAAGGCGGCGCCCGATGCCATGAACCTGATTCTGGTCATTGTTTTCATGTTTTTCGGAAGCGTGGCCTGCACCACGGCCTCAACCTTTTCCCGGGAAGGCAAAAACATCTGGCTGACCTGTATCGTGCCCGTGCGCCCGCTGGATCAGATGATCGGGCGTGGCCTGAGCGCTCTGTGCATTCAGCTGCTGGGCATTGTGTTCACGCTCATTCTGCTGGCGTTCATCATGCCGCTGTCCCTTGGGACAGTGGTCCTTTCGCTGGTGCTAGGCACCATCGGCTCTTTTCCGCTGCTGGCCTTTGGCCTGATTGTGGATATGATGCGCCCGCTGCTCGACTGGGACAATCCGCAGAAGGCAGTCAAGAATAACATGAACGTCATGATCGCCATGATGGTGGGCTGGGTCTACATGCTTCTGGTCGTGGGAATCTCCGCCGCAACAGGTTTTTTCATCGCGCCGGTCTTCGGGTACAGCTTTTTCGCTGTCGTCTCCATTGTCATCAGCGTTCTGCTGCTGATGGTGGTTAAAAAGCATCTGGAAGAACGGATGCAGATGATGGATGTGGAATAA
- a CDS encoding bifunctional folylpolyglutamate synthase/dihydrofolate synthase, with the protein MNVQETIDFIESNGKFGIRLGLESIGLLLGELGNPQDRLKCIHVAGTNGKGSVSTMLSTILKTAGYTTGLYTSPALETFNERVQLNNVPIPDDDLMQVTKKVQAACDALVAKGEPHPTGFEIETALAFEYFYEKGADLCVIEVGMGGRLDATNIIPSPEAVVIMSISLDHTDYLGDTIGKIAGEKAAIIKEGTDVVIYPQEKEAEDVITAYAESMKTPYTIVNPADICRVSESLDGQILNYKKPGGIAGLDTFKLKLLGEHQILNCLTVLDTLEILLKKGYAIPTEAITAALADVTFHGRFEILHRNPIILIDGAHNPNGIEYFVKNIRTYFPGNKINLYFGMLADKDIDLALQYLMPVTGDVHALTPENDRALPADKMAELIHREYGKNVNFYDTIEAAVDSIDLSTEDRINVFVGSLYMIGVARTAIVKRLKAREA; encoded by the coding sequence ATGAATGTACAGGAAACCATTGACTTTATAGAATCCAACGGGAAGTTCGGCATCCGGCTGGGCCTTGAAAGCATCGGCCTGCTGCTCGGCGAGCTGGGCAACCCGCAGGACAGGCTGAAATGTATCCATGTGGCCGGCACAAACGGCAAGGGCTCCGTGAGCACCATGCTCTCCACCATTCTCAAAACCGCCGGGTACACCACAGGACTCTACACCTCCCCGGCCCTCGAAACCTTTAACGAGCGGGTCCAGCTGAACAACGTCCCCATTCCGGACGACGACCTGATGCAGGTAACCAAAAAAGTCCAGGCGGCCTGCGACGCTCTGGTGGCAAAGGGTGAGCCGCACCCCACTGGCTTCGAGATCGAGACCGCCCTGGCCTTTGAGTATTTTTATGAAAAAGGCGCCGATCTCTGCGTCATCGAGGTGGGCATGGGCGGACGGCTGGACGCCACCAACATCATCCCCTCTCCTGAGGCAGTGGTCATTATGAGCATCAGCCTGGATCACACCGATTATCTGGGCGACACCATTGGCAAGATCGCCGGCGAGAAGGCTGCCATTATTAAGGAAGGCACCGATGTGGTGATCTATCCTCAGGAAAAAGAAGCCGAGGATGTCATCACAGCCTACGCCGAATCCATGAAAACCCCTTACACAATCGTCAACCCTGCGGATATCTGCCGGGTTTCTGAGAGCCTTGACGGGCAGATTCTGAACTATAAAAAGCCCGGCGGCATTGCCGGACTGGACACCTTCAAGCTGAAGCTTCTTGGCGAGCACCAGATTTTAAACTGCCTGACCGTACTGGATACCTTGGAAATTTTATTAAAAAAAGGCTACGCCATTCCCACCGAAGCCATTACCGCAGCGCTGGCAGACGTCACCTTTCACGGACGCTTCGAGATCCTTCACCGCAACCCCATTATTCTGATCGACGGTGCCCACAATCCCAATGGCATTGAGTATTTTGTCAAAAATATCCGAACCTATTTCCCGGGCAATAAGATCAATCTTTATTTCGGCATGCTGGCCGACAAGGACATCGACCTGGCCCTTCAATACCTCATGCCTGTCACCGGCGACGTTCACGCCCTCACGCCCGAAAACGACCGGGCCCTGCCGGCTGATAAAATGGCTGAACTGATTCACCGTGAGTACGGCAAAAACGTCAATTTCTACGACACCATCGAAGCCGCAGTGGACAGCATTGACCTGAGCACAGAAGACCGCATCAACGTGTTTGTCGGCTCACTTTATATGATCGGCGTCGCCCGGACCGCCATTGTGAAAAGATTAAAAGCCCGGGAAGCCTAA
- a CDS encoding 5-formyltetrahydrofolate cyclo-ligase, with amino-acid sequence MDKKAFRQETLKKRSDIYSKEIDARIIDNFIHSDAYKEAEWMMLYVSFGTEIYTHSLIMQALSEGKHVVVPICNISDHTIILSEILDFPGDLEEGHYGILEVKDDCRRVVAPEKLDLVLVPGMAFTEAGNRMGFGGGYYDRFLETIRPDCKTVALIREDFIYDEIPMEPHDKSVDIIITEDRVKACR; translated from the coding sequence ATGGATAAAAAAGCTTTTCGTCAGGAAACCTTAAAGAAACGTTCTGACATTTACTCAAAAGAAATCGACGCGCGGATCATTGACAATTTCATTCATTCCGATGCTTACAAAGAGGCCGAGTGGATGATGCTCTACGTGAGCTTCGGCACCGAAATTTATACCCACAGCCTGATCATGCAGGCGCTGTCCGAGGGCAAGCATGTGGTCGTGCCGATCTGTAATATTTCAGATCACACCATTATCCTGTCCGAAATCCTGGACTTCCCGGGCGATCTGGAGGAAGGGCATTATGGTATTCTGGAGGTTAAGGACGACTGCCGCCGTGTGGTCGCGCCCGAAAAACTGGACCTGGTGCTCGTGCCCGGCATGGCTTTTACCGAAGCCGGCAACCGCATGGGCTTTGGCGGCGGCTACTATGACCGCTTTCTTGAAACCATCCGTCCCGACTGCAAAACCGTTGCCCTGATCCGCGAGGATTTTATTTATGACGAGATCCCCATGGAGCCCCACGACAAAAGCGTTGACATCATCATTACCGAAGACCGGGTCAAGGCCTGCCGGTAA
- a CDS encoding DUF1638 domain-containing protein, whose amino-acid sequence MKRRKLLACETIKDEVELIKEKCGVDIETVWMDNTLHAYPENLRDALQAEIDKIGEDADELLFAYGNCGNGLVGLKSSYPTMIIPRYGDCIDMFLSNLDNLERVRTTTYFLTRGWLDGKQSLEWEIDYNYKRFGEKRAHKIMDMIYRHYEYLMLIDTGAYDLEAAKPRVDKIAETIKLEPVVKQGDISPIEKLLTGDWDTAHFCVIPPGRETTYHDFDGASLRLPC is encoded by the coding sequence ATGAAAAGAAGAAAATTATTGGCCTGTGAGACGATTAAGGATGAAGTCGAGCTCATTAAGGAAAAATGCGGCGTCGACATTGAAACAGTTTGGATGGACAATACGCTGCACGCCTATCCCGAAAACCTGAGGGACGCCCTTCAGGCAGAGATCGATAAAATCGGCGAGGACGCTGACGAGCTGCTGTTTGCCTACGGCAACTGCGGAAACGGTCTGGTGGGGCTTAAGAGCAGCTACCCGACCATGATTATTCCCAGATACGGGGACTGTATCGACATGTTTTTGTCGAACCTTGATAACCTGGAGCGGGTGCGGACCACCACCTATTTTCTGACAAGGGGCTGGCTGGACGGCAAGCAGAGCCTGGAATGGGAGATCGACTACAATTACAAGCGCTTTGGCGAAAAACGGGCCCACAAGATCATGGATATGATCTACCGGCACTATGAGTATCTGATGCTCATCGACACCGGCGCCTATGATCTGGAGGCCGCGAAGCCGAGAGTGGATAAGATCGCCGAGACCATTAAACTGGAACCGGTTGTCAAACAGGGGGACATCAGCCCCATCGAAAAACTGCTGACCGGCGACTGGGATACGGCGCATTTTTGCGTGATTCCACCGGGGCGTGAGACCACCTATCATGATTTTGACGGCGCGAGCTTACGTTTGCCTTGCTAA
- the ftsX gene encoding permease-like cell division protein FtsX produces MGKRKKEHHFFSMLKSIFRDTAQSIERNNLMSIASILSVVAALIILGIFVIFTVNLQHITENVESAMELRVFMKTEYTEDQKTSVETALRGNSQVTGISFESKDEALEKFSSSLDDYSGLLKGYDSSNNPMAASFIVQVQNPEDLESVKSYAEGLTSQGVDYVKYGEEYVNALVSFSKFSNTLCIVILAVLSVISIFIIYNTIKLTCFARRREIGVMKYVGATDWYIRLPFILEGTFLGCLGALVAMLIIRTGYYYAIAYVTNAVNMPMNSDLVSPALIMGPIFVFCLVYGIIIGAFGSLFSIRKFLNA; encoded by the coding sequence ATGGGAAAAAGAAAAAAGGAGCATCATTTTTTTTCGATGCTGAAAAGTATTTTCAGAGATACAGCTCAAAGCATTGAGCGGAATAATCTGATGAGTATCGCTTCCATTCTTTCTGTTGTCGCGGCTCTGATCATCCTGGGGATTTTTGTGATCTTCACTGTGAATCTCCAGCACATTACAGAAAATGTGGAGTCAGCCATGGAGCTGCGCGTTTTTATGAAAACAGAATATACGGAGGATCAGAAAACCTCGGTTGAGACGGCGCTTCGCGGCAACAGCCAGGTGACAGGCATCTCCTTTGAGAGTAAGGATGAGGCCCTGGAAAAATTCTCTTCAAGCCTCGATGATTATTCTGGCCTTTTAAAAGGGTATGACAGCAGCAATAACCCCATGGCCGCATCGTTTATTGTTCAGGTGCAGAATCCGGAGGATCTGGAGAGTGTTAAAAGCTACGCCGAGGGGCTGACGTCCCAGGGCGTCGATTATGTCAAATATGGTGAAGAGTACGTCAATGCGCTGGTAAGCTTCAGCAAGTTCAGCAATACGCTGTGTATTGTCATACTGGCAGTGCTTTCCGTCATTTCGATCTTCATTATTTATAACACCATCAAGCTGACCTGTTTTGCCAGAAGAAGGGAAATAGGGGTCATGAAGTATGTTGGTGCAACGGACTGGTATATCCGGCTGCCCTTTATATTGGAAGGGACCTTCCTTGGATGTCTCGGGGCGCTGGTGGCCATGCTGATCATACGCACCGGCTACTACTATGCCATCGCCTATGTCACCAACGCGGTCAATATGCCGATGAACAGCGACCTGGTATCGCCAGCGCTGATCATGGGGCCGATTTTTGTGTTCTGTCTGGTGTACGGTATTATTATCGGTGCCTTTGGCAGCCTGTTCTCAATCAGGAAATTCTTAAATGCTTAG
- a CDS encoding murein hydrolase activator EnvC family protein: MKKKMCGFLAGLLCFLMICTPVFAEGNDDLMAKLKESAQRIKDMSSQMEATKTSMAEIEKQVNESNAAIDAINGQIADLDARMADRKAQIAVLQEQQDKQEKELEERLRVMYMYGNDGYLQVLFSSNNFTDFIARADMMKNVMQADKDAVTALENTKKELEEKNAGLEADKAAAEQAKAVQNEAKEQQNQLLAKNQALIEEYKAGIAAEQAAADSIAQQMGGEKASDFIQTGEYYWPISPDNSQAFNISSPFAGRIHPITGEWSNHQGVDVAVSYGTPILAAGDGTVSIAGDNGGYGNCVVINMGTDGSGNKLATLYGHMSSIATSVGATVSKGDIIGYVGSTGNSTGPHLHFGWMVNDNFVDPLAYYPGQNWNYVE, encoded by the coding sequence ATGAAGAAAAAAATGTGTGGTTTTCTGGCAGGATTATTATGCTTTTTGATGATCTGCACCCCAGTTTTTGCAGAGGGAAACGACGATTTAATGGCAAAGCTCAAAGAGAGCGCCCAGAGAATTAAAGATATGTCGTCTCAGATGGAGGCGACAAAAACCAGTATGGCTGAAATTGAAAAGCAGGTTAACGAGTCCAACGCGGCCATCGACGCCATCAATGGTCAGATCGCGGATCTGGACGCCCGTATGGCAGACCGTAAGGCACAGATCGCTGTACTGCAGGAACAGCAGGATAAACAGGAAAAAGAACTGGAAGAACGCCTGCGCGTGATGTATATGTATGGGAATGACGGCTACCTTCAGGTGCTTTTCTCCTCCAACAATTTTACAGACTTTATCGCCCGGGCCGATATGATGAAAAATGTTATGCAGGCCGATAAGGATGCGGTAACTGCTCTTGAAAACACGAAGAAAGAACTGGAAGAAAAAAATGCCGGCCTGGAAGCGGATAAAGCAGCGGCAGAACAGGCCAAAGCCGTTCAAAATGAAGCGAAGGAACAGCAGAATCAGCTGTTGGCTAAAAACCAGGCGCTGATTGAGGAATATAAAGCTGGTATCGCGGCTGAACAGGCAGCGGCGGACAGCATTGCCCAGCAGATGGGCGGCGAAAAGGCGAGTGATTTTATCCAGACAGGCGAGTATTACTGGCCCATCTCACCGGATAATTCCCAGGCCTTTAATATCAGCAGCCCCTTTGCCGGACGTATCCACCCCATCACAGGTGAATGGTCCAACCATCAGGGCGTCGACGTGGCTGTGAGCTACGGCACCCCCATTCTGGCAGCTGGTGACGGTACCGTCTCCATCGCCGGGGATAACGGCGGCTACGGCAACTGCGTGGTCATCAATATGGGGACTGACGGCAGCGGCAACAAGCTGGCCACTCTGTACGGCCATATGTCTTCAATCGCTACCTCTGTGGGCGCGACGGTCTCCAAAGGCGACATCATCGGCTATGTTGGCAGCACCGGCAATTCCACTGGCCCGCACCTTCACTTTGGCTGGATGGTCAACGATAACTTTGTGGATCCATTGGCCTATTATCCGGGACAGAACTGGAACTACGTGGAATAG
- a CDS encoding DUF1836 domain-containing protein: MTEKQIFDLIDSLQLDSQITIQDIPDLDLYMDQLITLFEKHLASTKRRPEDKLLTKTMINNYTKNKLLIPAQKKKYKVDHVLLMLLIYQLKQVTSMEDIKTLFGFLRDGESVDHEKLQFVYQKYLDSQAGQLHALKNDARRIAEDAKEKTAGSGMESTDSILMCLLLFQQSLNYKRLAEKLLDEMTPDAE, translated from the coding sequence ATGACAGAAAAACAAATTTTTGACCTGATTGACAGCCTGCAGCTCGACAGCCAGATCACCATACAGGATATCCCGGATCTGGACCTTTACATGGACCAGCTCATCACACTTTTTGAAAAGCATCTGGCCTCCACAAAGCGCAGACCCGAGGACAAGCTGCTGACCAAGACCATGATCAATAACTATACCAAAAACAAGCTTTTAATCCCGGCTCAGAAGAAAAAATACAAGGTGGACCATGTGCTGCTCATGCTCCTGATCTACCAGCTGAAGCAGGTCACCTCCATGGAGGATATCAAAACACTTTTTGGCTTTCTCAGGGATGGAGAGTCCGTGGATCACGAAAAGCTCCAGTTCGTCTACCAGAAATACCTGGACAGCCAGGCCGGACAGCTGCACGCCTTGAAGAACGATGCGCGCCGTATCGCCGAAGATGCCAAAGAAAAAACCGCCGGCTCCGGTATGGAGTCGACGGATTCAATACTGATGTGTTTACTGCTGTTTCAGCAAAGCCTTAACTACAAACGCCTCGCTGAAAAGCTTCTGGATGAAATGACCCCGGACGCAGAATAA
- the trhA gene encoding PAQR family membrane homeostasis protein TrhA, whose protein sequence is MIEKFRDPMSALTHLIGAVLSVIGTIAMLVLIAVEKEVNALTLTSVLAFGLGLIALYTTSFTYHAIHGSPEKIMRMKKTDHSMIFLLIAGSYTPFCLLCLTGVTRVALMSAIWAVAVIGVLMMVFWINMPRWLNTGLYIFMGWFALFALKPLYDALPTGGFVFLLLGGIMYTVGGVMYGLKKPNIWPDFGFHEVFHVFVMLGSLCHYYAVFRYILMPA, encoded by the coding sequence ATGATCGAAAAATTCAGAGACCCCATGAGCGCGCTGACCCACCTCATCGGAGCCGTTTTATCCGTGATCGGCACCATCGCCATGCTGGTCCTTATCGCTGTGGAAAAAGAAGTCAACGCCCTGACGCTGACCTCGGTGCTGGCCTTTGGGCTTGGGCTTATCGCCCTTTACACCACCAGCTTTACCTATCACGCCATCCACGGCTCGCCTGAAAAAATTATGCGGATGAAAAAGACAGACCATTCCATGATCTTCTTGCTCATCGCCGGCTCCTATACGCCCTTCTGCCTTTTGTGCCTGACTGGCGTCACCCGGGTGGCGCTCATGAGTGCGATCTGGGCGGTTGCGGTGATCGGTGTGCTGATGATGGTTTTCTGGATCAATATGCCCAGATGGCTGAACACAGGCCTCTATATTTTCATGGGATGGTTTGCCCTTTTTGCCCTCAAGCCCCTCTATGACGCGCTGCCCACCGGTGGGTTTGTGTTTTTGCTGCTCGGCGGGATCATGTACACAGTGGGCGGAGTCATGTATGGCCTTAAAAAGCCCAATATATGGCCGGATTTCGGTTTTCACGAGGTATTCCATGTCTTTGTTATGCTGGGAAGTCTGTGCCATTATTACGCTGTTTTCCGCTATATTCTGATGCCGGCCTGA
- a CDS encoding zinc dependent phospholipase C family protein, giving the protein MNKPTHLIFGEIIWKYLDENYGITLNRAGFLLGNIAPDLTFSFVFHPHERKYASEHLRVAIDAAIKAGDIMDFDAGFFLAERLGSICHYCADFFCEAHTERYQGNLKEHILFEKKLYRYCMRNEKELGEAMQQPRSFSVSGTGDIFRKIEEMNDAYLAGRPSCRAQAEGALSACLQTVGTIMTTRYYAAFNVEPGFLVH; this is encoded by the coding sequence ATGAACAAACCAACACACCTGATATTTGGAGAAATTATCTGGAAATACCTTGACGAAAACTATGGAATCACATTGAACCGCGCTGGCTTTCTGCTTGGAAATATTGCGCCGGACCTCACTTTTAGCTTTGTCTTTCATCCCCATGAAAGGAAATATGCCTCTGAGCATCTGAGAGTTGCCATCGACGCGGCCATTAAGGCCGGTGACATTATGGACTTTGACGCCGGGTTCTTTCTGGCAGAACGCCTTGGCAGCATCTGCCACTACTGCGCGGATTTTTTCTGCGAGGCCCATACTGAGCGTTACCAGGGAAACCTGAAGGAACATATTCTGTTTGAGAAAAAGCTGTACCGCTACTGTATGCGCAACGAAAAAGAGCTGGGCGAGGCCATGCAGCAGCCCAGAAGCTTTTCCGTTTCCGGAACCGGCGACATTTTCCGGAAGATTGAGGAGATGAACGACGCCTACCTGGCCGGAAGACCCTCCTGCCGGGCTCAGGCTGAGGGCGCCCTGTCCGCCTGCCTCCAGACCGTTGGCACCATCATGACCACGCGCTACTATGCCGCCTTTAATGTGGAACCGGGCTTTTTAGTCCATTAA
- a CDS encoding GGGtGRT protein: MPLFESYERRIDKINEVLKANGIASLEEAKAICDEKGIDVAGIVKGIQPICFENACWAYTLGAALAIKRGAKTAADAAEIVGEGLQAFCIPGSVAEQRKVGLGHGNLGAMLLREETDCFAFLAGHESFAAAEGAIGIARNANKVRKKPLRVILNGLGKDAALIIARINGFTYVKTDYDYATGTLNIVEKTAYSDGERAAVNCYGSNDVQEGVAIMHHEGVNVSITGNSTNPTRFQHPVAGTYKKEALEQGKKYFSVASGGGTGRTLHPDNMAAGPASYGMTDTMGRMHSDAQFAGSSSVPAHVEMMGLIGMGNNPMVGATVSVAVAIEEAMN; the protein is encoded by the coding sequence ATGCCATTATTTGAAAGTTATGAAAGAAGAATCGACAAAATCAATGAAGTCTTAAAAGCAAACGGCATTGCCTCTTTAGAAGAAGCCAAAGCCATCTGCGATGAAAAAGGCATTGACGTTGCAGGTATCGTAAAGGGTATTCAGCCAATCTGTTTTGAAAATGCCTGCTGGGCTTATACACTCGGCGCTGCACTGGCCATCAAGCGCGGTGCGAAAACAGCGGCTGACGCGGCCGAAATTGTGGGAGAGGGCTTACAGGCTTTCTGTATTCCAGGTTCTGTTGCTGAACAGCGTAAAGTTGGTTTAGGCCATGGTAATCTGGGCGCAATGCTGCTACGTGAAGAAACCGACTGCTTTGCTTTTCTGGCTGGCCACGAATCCTTCGCGGCTGCCGAAGGTGCTATCGGGATTGCCAGAAACGCCAACAAGGTTCGTAAAAAACCATTGCGCGTTATCTTAAACGGCCTGGGCAAAGACGCCGCCCTGATTATCGCCCGCATCAATGGTTTTACCTATGTAAAAACCGATTATGACTATGCGACAGGCACGCTGAACATCGTAGAAAAAACCGCTTACTCCGATGGCGAACGCGCCGCGGTTAACTGCTATGGTTCTAACGACGTTCAGGAAGGTGTTGCCATCATGCACCACGAAGGCGTGAATGTTTCCATCACTGGGAACTCTACCAACCCGACCCGTTTCCAGCATCCGGTTGCCGGCACTTATAAAAAAGAAGCCCTTGAACAGGGCAAAAAATACTTCTCAGTTGCTTCCGGCGGCGGTACAGGACGTACCCTCCACCCGGATAATATGGCCGCCGGCCCTGCTTCCTACGGTATGACCGATACCATGGGACGTATGCACTCTGACGCTCAGTTCGCCGGTTCCTCCTCCGTTCCAGCCCACGTAGAAATGATGGGCCTCATCGGCATGGGTAACAATCCAATGGTCGGCGCTACCGTATCGGTAGCCGTTGCCATCGAGGAAGCCATGAATTAA
- a CDS encoding iron-sulfur cluster assembly scaffold protein, producing MEYSHEVNSMCCVASNANHGCAPIPEEGRWVQAKEVKDISGLTHGVGWCAPQQGACKLTLNVKDGIIQEALIETIGCSGMTHSAAMASEILPGKTILEALNTDLVCDAINTAMRELFLQIVYGRTQTAFSEDGLPVGAGLEDLGKGLRSQVGTMYGTLAKGPRYLEMAEGYVTKVALNEKDEIIGYAFVQLGKMMENIKKGMDPKEAMDAASGQYGQFDGAAKYIDPRNE from the coding sequence ATGGAATATTCTCATGAAGTAAATAGTATGTGCTGCGTAGCCAGCAATGCAAACCACGGCTGTGCCCCAATCCCTGAAGAAGGCAGATGGGTACAGGCAAAAGAAGTTAAAGACATTTCCGGTTTAACACATGGTGTAGGCTGGTGCGCCCCTCAGCAGGGTGCCTGTAAATTAACCTTAAATGTAAAGGACGGTATTATTCAGGAAGCTCTGATTGAAACCATCGGCTGCTCTGGTATGACGCACTCTGCCGCCATGGCATCTGAAATCCTGCCGGGTAAAACAATTCTTGAAGCCCTGAATACGGACCTTGTCTGCGACGCTATCAACACCGCTATGCGCGAACTGTTTTTACAGATCGTTTATGGCCGTACTCAGACTGCTTTCTCTGAAGATGGTCTGCCGGTCGGCGCTGGCCTTGAAGACTTGGGCAAAGGCCTCAGAAGCCAGGTTGGCACCATGTACGGTACACTGGCCAAAGGCCCGCGTTACCTGGAAATGGCAGAAGGTTATGTCACAAAAGTCGCTTTAAACGAAAAAGACGAAATCATCGGTTACGCTTTCGTACAGCTCGGCAAAATGATGGAAAACATCAAAAAGGGCATGGACCCGAAAGAAGCCATGGATGCGGCTTCCGGCCAGTATGGACAGTTCGATGGTGCCGCTAAGTACATCGATCCGAGAAACGAATAG